One genomic region from Nymphaea colorata isolate Beijing-Zhang1983 chromosome 12, ASM883128v2, whole genome shotgun sequence encodes:
- the LOC116265489 gene encoding uncharacterized protein LOC116265489 isoform X3, whose amino-acid sequence MMSERAGPSGNIWIPKLTDTGHPVTVVPGGRKPAQDFSVKKGEEFCAALMKEYGSLKNTTTKIELPRKVSRYVQNIPPAYEELTGILGLKRIESGSDISSIADERGHTVENEGFCLATCANYKEKGEGAPNSFTIKHDSYGTITNLQDGCQANIAGTLGISHSEKPKFLCSFGGRILPRPNDGKLRYVGGDTRIITVRVDLSWKELIQKTFAIFPQPHIIKYQLPGEDLDALVSVSSDEDLQNMMEEYGGLENIDGPQKLRLFLISSNESENSSFDMGDLQSDSGYQYIVAVNNMAEPSPRRINVDRTFENAAYPSDNSPRNDAGDDIGTSTIYANSPASLFPNNYNHGNNVIGVSGKMLHAGSLLVRTPSNVPILPSYSSFSQDNDAENAQTYNKQKYSLFPDQLHESSYAADFLVSAPSSALGQYVLEKQPFDNAQNRPRDISALDVWDGGKMTQEFEGLLPSKFTEDGGRMNVVQDNRGTFMVFDKAMSSKFVQEGVELASNRENCDSNDWPSEEGPALSDHLLNGRFLRLYQQEPIDSQDGVHGMQGHVYRPGHVFPPLVYTQGCIDNQVKALGMQGHVHLPIQELHPPLSYVHKDGDLEGPFCRPPQKDQAFHSENFQRHQEELLYQQTRLNNLPSTSHGVPHAYSDSVSQEHGITSYGLQISTPDQAEAIHPLQHSHVPQRKGFYDTSFQECSFQQSLKATTLNMPNSFNNDIELSGGPHNFEDGQETNEKCYKAPYVLGSQCIRSECVLGKPAPNLTSAKVYPSNGEAYPQSIIDKLLLPIACEGDATPSTSLYSVERGAFHASKSSELLNSSALPSGCIASGYRTENNFKDLYPDRTGMIKFEVPRFVHRTSTDSLDVSAEQQIGESDADNHMVTALQIPSLFDNPAEVPGNSNKQKASCNNHNDEAFTDEQFEGAQSNMASGVRMELPLDVLCDKEGCDRSNVLASVNHSPLEVNGGNSSSHIHQDHKPGQPYVQNLVIDEVFKRQISLVDSIHGAHTLEPSNIELDPESNENLKHVEPRNNVVPLPRGIGPEVIIEDVTGRTSLDIISSSTFVRPAYHEVVSDVRDGGVGSPKETDIESVTACSEYEEGSADDHDMDDAAIAEMEAGIYGLQIIRNADLEELRELGSGTFGTVYHGKWRGTDVAIKRIKKSCFAGRSSEQERLVHWQCRQKTSGGRQESYQSFTIQTWLPFMVLYLMALEELWQLLQSTW is encoded by the exons ATGATGAGTGAGAGAGCTGGTCCTTCAGGCAATATTTGGATTCCTAAGCTAACTGATACGGGCCACCCAGTCACTGTGGTTCCCGGAGGACGGAAGCCTGCGCAAGATTTCTCTGTCAAAAAAGGCGAAGAATTCTGTGCTGCACTTATGAAGGAATATGGTTCATTGAAAAATACAACCACCAAGATAGAGTTGCCTAGGAAGGTCAGCAGATATGTTCAGAATATTCCGCCTGCTTATGAGGAACTCACAGGCATTCTTGGTCTCAAGCGAATTGAATCTGGCTCAGACATCTCTTCTATTGCTGATGAGAGAGGTCATACCGTTGAGAATGAAGGCTTTTGCTTAGCCACATGCGCAAATTACAAGGAGAAGGGGGAGGGGGCACCCAACAGTTtcaccatcaagcatgattcatACGGaacaattacaaatttacaGGATGGATGCCAGGCAAATATAGCAGGAACTTTGGGAATTTCTCATTCTGAAAAGCCAAAGTTCCTTTGCAGCTTTGGTGGAAGAATTCTGCCACGGCCTAATGATGGCAAACTGAGGTATGTTGGTGGTGACACACGAATTATCACTGTCAGAGTGGATTTATCCTGGAAGGAACTAATTCAGAAAACTTTTGCAATCTTTCCCCAGCCTCATATAATTAAATACCAACTTCCAGGTGAGGATCTTGATGCTCTTGTGTCTGTGTCATCTGATGAGGATCTTCAGAATATGATGGAAGAATATGGTGGGCTTGAAAACATTGATGGACCTCAAAAGCTTAGATTATTTCTAATCTCTTCCAATGAGTCTGAGAATAGTTCTTTTGACATGGGAGACCTGCAGAGTGACTCCGGGTACCAGTACATTGTCGCTGTTAACAATATGGCAGAGCCAAGTCCTAGGAGAATTAATGTTGATAGAACTTTTGAAAATGCAGCATATCCTTCTGATAACTCACCTAGGAATGATGCTGGGGATGATATAGGAACTTCTACAATTTATGCAAATTCACCTGCATCATTATTTCCTAACAATTACAACCATGGTAACAATGTCATTGGTGTGTCTGGGAAGATGTTGCATGCTGGTTCTCTACTGGTACGTACTCCATCCAATGTGCCGATATTGCCTTCATATTCATCCTTCTCTCAAGATAATGACGCTGAAAATGCTCAGACATATAATAAGCAAAAGTACTCTTTGTTCCCTGATCAGCTGCACGAGAGTTCCTATGCTGCAGATTTCTTAGTCTCAGCACCCTCGTCTGCTTTAGGACAGTATGTCCTTGAAAAACAACCATTTGATAATGCCCAAAATAGGCCCAGAGATATAAGTGCTCTGGATGTGTGGGATGGTGGCAAGATGACACAAGAATTTGAAGGACTGCTGCCTTCCAAGTTCACGGAAGATGGAGGCAGAATGAATGTTGTGCAGGACAACAGGGGCACGTTTATGGTATTTGATAAGGCAATGTCTTCTAAGTTTGTGCAAGAGGGAGTAGAGTTGGCATCAAACAGAGAGAATTGTGATTCAAATGACTGGCCTTCAGAGGAGGGCCCGGCATTAAGCGATCATCTGCTAAATGGTCGATTTTTGAGACTATACCAACAAGAGCCTATTGATAGCCAAGACGGGGTTCATGGGATGCAAGGGCATGTTTACCGGCCTGGGCATGTTTTTCCTCCTTTAGTATACACCCAGGGGTGTATTGATAACCAAGTTAAGGCTCTTGGAATGCAAGGACATGTACATCTGCCCATCCAGGAGTTACATCCTCCTCTGTCATATGTTCATAAAGATGGTGACCTTGAAGGACCTTTCTGTCGACCACCACAGAAGGACCAGGCATTTCATTCTGAAAACTTCCAAAGGCATCAGGAAGAATTGCTTTATCAGCAGACTAGGTTGAATAATTTACCTAGTACAAGTCATGGAGTTCCACATGCTTATTCAGATTCTGTTTCGCAAGAGCATGGAATAACGTCTTATGGATTGCAAATCTCTACTCCGGATCAAGCAGAAGCTATACATCCACTACAACATTCTCACGTTCCACAGAGGAAAGGATTCTATGACACTAGCTTTCAGGAGTGCAGTTTTCAACAGTCCCTGAAAGCCACTACACTGAACATGCCAAATTCTTTCAATAATGATATTGAACTCTCTGGTGGGCCACACAACTTCGAGGATGGACaagaaactaatgaaaaatGCTATAAAGCTCCTTATGTCTTAGGAAGCCAATGTATCAGATCGGAATGTGTCCTGGGCAAGCCGGCACCAAATTTAACTAGTGCTAAAGTTTATCCATCTAATGGTGAAGCTTATCCTCAAAGCATCATAGATAAGTTACTTTTGCCCATAGCATGTGAAGGTGATGCTACGCCATCCACCTCTCTCTATAGTGTAGAACGTGGTGCTTTCCATGCTTCAAAATCCTCAGAACTTCTGAATAGCTCTGCACTTCCTTCTGGTTGTATTGCTTCAGGTTATAGAACAGAAAACAATTTCAAGGATCTATACCCAGATAGAACTGGGATGATCAAATTTGAAGTTCCCAGATTTGTCCATAGAACCTCAACGGACTCCCTTGATGTTTCAGCTGAGCAACAAATAGGTGAATCGGATGCAGATAATCACATGGTCACTGCACTGCAGATTCCCTCTCTTTTTGATAACCCGGCAGAAGTGCCAGGAAATAGTAATAAACAGAAAGCATCATGCAATAATCACAATGATGAAGCCTTCACTGATGAGCAATTTGAAGGTGCTCAAAGCAACATGGCTTCTGGTGTACGTATGGAGTTACCACTTGATGTACTGTGTGACAAAGAAGGCTGTGACAGATCCAATGTTTTGGCATCGGTCAATCACAGTCCTCTTGAGGTAAATGGTGGAAACAGCTCAAGCCACATCCATCAGGACCATAAACCAGGTCAGCCTTATGTTCAGAATCTTGTTATAGATGAGGTCTTCAAGAGACAAATTTCCTTGGTAGACTCAATCCATGGGGCTCATACACTTGAACCTTCAAACATAGAACTGGACCCAGAATCAAATGAGAACTTAAAACATGTGGAGCCTCGTAATAATGTGGTTCCACTTCCACGAGGCATTGGACCAGAAGTAATTATTGAAGATGTAACAGGTCGAACATCCTTGGATATCATCTCTTCCTCCACATTTGTTCGTCCTGCATACCATGAAGTGGTATCTGATGTTCGAGATGGGGGTGTCGGATCACCAAAGGAGACAGATATAGAAAGTGTGACTGCTTGCTCAGAGTATGAG GAAGGTAGTGCTGATGACCACGATATGGATGATGCTGCAATTGCTGAAATGGAAGCTGGTATCTATGGCTTGCAG ATAATAAGAAATGCAGACCTTGAAGAACTAAGGGAGCTAGGATCTGGCACATTTGGGACTGTCTACCATGGCAAATGGCGGGGGACGGATGTTGCCATAAAGCGTATAAAAAAGAGTTGCTTTGCTGGGAGATCATCTGAACAAGAGCGATTG GTCCATTGGCAGTGCAGACAGAAGACTTCTGGAGGGAGGCAAGAATCCTATCAAAGCTTCACCATCCAAACGTGGTTGCCTTTTATGGTGTTGTACCTGATGGCATTGGAGGAACTTTGGCAACTGTTACAGAGTACATGGTGA
- the LOC116265489 gene encoding uncharacterized protein LOC116265489 isoform X1, translating into MMSERAGPSGNIWIPKLTDTGHPVTVVPGGRKPAQDFSVKKGEEFCAALMKEYGSLKNTTTKIELPRKVSRYVQNIPPAYEELTGILGLKRIESGSDISSIADERGHTVENEGFCLATCANYKEKGEGAPNSFTIKHDSYGTITNLQDGCQANIAGTLGISHSEKPKFLCSFGGRILPRPNDGKLRYVGGDTRIITVRVDLSWKELIQKTFAIFPQPHIIKYQLPGEDLDALVSVSSDEDLQNMMEEYGGLENIDGPQKLRLFLISSNESENSSFDMGDLQSDSGYQYIVAVNNMAEPSPRRINVDRTFENAAYPSDNSPRNDAGDDIGTSTIYANSPASLFPNNYNHGNNVIGVSGKMLHAGSLLVRTPSNVPILPSYSSFSQDNDAENAQTYNKQKYSLFPDQLHESSYAADFLVSAPSSALGQYVLEKQPFDNAQNRPRDISALDVWDGGKMTQEFEGLLPSKFTEDGGRMNVVQDNRGTFMVFDKAMSSKFVQEGVELASNRENCDSNDWPSEEGPALSDHLLNGRFLRLYQQEPIDSQDGVHGMQGHVYRPGHVFPPLVYTQGCIDNQVKALGMQGHVHLPIQELHPPLSYVHKDGDLEGPFCRPPQKDQAFHSENFQRHQEELLYQQTRLNNLPSTSHGVPHAYSDSVSQEHGITSYGLQISTPDQAEAIHPLQHSHVPQRKGFYDTSFQECSFQQSLKATTLNMPNSFNNDIELSGGPHNFEDGQETNEKCYKAPYVLGSQCIRSECVLGKPAPNLTSAKVYPSNGEAYPQSIIDKLLLPIACEGDATPSTSLYSVERGAFHASKSSELLNSSALPSGCIASGYRTENNFKDLYPDRTGMIKFEVPRFVHRTSTDSLDVSAEQQIGESDADNHMVTALQIPSLFDNPAEVPGNSNKQKASCNNHNDEAFTDEQFEGAQSNMASGVRMELPLDVLCDKEGCDRSNVLASVNHSPLEVNGGNSSSHIHQDHKPGQPYVQNLVIDEVFKRQISLVDSIHGAHTLEPSNIELDPESNENLKHVEPRNNVVPLPRGIGPEVIIEDVTGRTSLDIISSSTFVRPAYHEVVSDVRDGGVGSPKETDIESVTACSEYEEGSADDHDMDDAAIAEMEAGIYGLQIIRNADLEELRELGSGTFGTVYHGKWRGTDVAIKRIKKSCFAGRSSEQERLTEDFWREARILSKLHHPNVVAFYGVVPDGIGGTLATVTEYMVNGSLRHVLLRKDRVLDLRRKLIIAMDAAFGMEYLHSKNIVHFDLKCDNLLVNMRDVQRPICKVGDFGLSRIKRNTLISGGVRGTLPWMAPELLNGSSSGVSEKVDVFSFGIALWEILTGEEPYSDMHCGAIIGGILNNTLRPAVPDWCEPEWRKLMEECWSPEPGSRPSFKEITCRLRTMAAALQGKGSNVYNPAK; encoded by the exons ATGATGAGTGAGAGAGCTGGTCCTTCAGGCAATATTTGGATTCCTAAGCTAACTGATACGGGCCACCCAGTCACTGTGGTTCCCGGAGGACGGAAGCCTGCGCAAGATTTCTCTGTCAAAAAAGGCGAAGAATTCTGTGCTGCACTTATGAAGGAATATGGTTCATTGAAAAATACAACCACCAAGATAGAGTTGCCTAGGAAGGTCAGCAGATATGTTCAGAATATTCCGCCTGCTTATGAGGAACTCACAGGCATTCTTGGTCTCAAGCGAATTGAATCTGGCTCAGACATCTCTTCTATTGCTGATGAGAGAGGTCATACCGTTGAGAATGAAGGCTTTTGCTTAGCCACATGCGCAAATTACAAGGAGAAGGGGGAGGGGGCACCCAACAGTTtcaccatcaagcatgattcatACGGaacaattacaaatttacaGGATGGATGCCAGGCAAATATAGCAGGAACTTTGGGAATTTCTCATTCTGAAAAGCCAAAGTTCCTTTGCAGCTTTGGTGGAAGAATTCTGCCACGGCCTAATGATGGCAAACTGAGGTATGTTGGTGGTGACACACGAATTATCACTGTCAGAGTGGATTTATCCTGGAAGGAACTAATTCAGAAAACTTTTGCAATCTTTCCCCAGCCTCATATAATTAAATACCAACTTCCAGGTGAGGATCTTGATGCTCTTGTGTCTGTGTCATCTGATGAGGATCTTCAGAATATGATGGAAGAATATGGTGGGCTTGAAAACATTGATGGACCTCAAAAGCTTAGATTATTTCTAATCTCTTCCAATGAGTCTGAGAATAGTTCTTTTGACATGGGAGACCTGCAGAGTGACTCCGGGTACCAGTACATTGTCGCTGTTAACAATATGGCAGAGCCAAGTCCTAGGAGAATTAATGTTGATAGAACTTTTGAAAATGCAGCATATCCTTCTGATAACTCACCTAGGAATGATGCTGGGGATGATATAGGAACTTCTACAATTTATGCAAATTCACCTGCATCATTATTTCCTAACAATTACAACCATGGTAACAATGTCATTGGTGTGTCTGGGAAGATGTTGCATGCTGGTTCTCTACTGGTACGTACTCCATCCAATGTGCCGATATTGCCTTCATATTCATCCTTCTCTCAAGATAATGACGCTGAAAATGCTCAGACATATAATAAGCAAAAGTACTCTTTGTTCCCTGATCAGCTGCACGAGAGTTCCTATGCTGCAGATTTCTTAGTCTCAGCACCCTCGTCTGCTTTAGGACAGTATGTCCTTGAAAAACAACCATTTGATAATGCCCAAAATAGGCCCAGAGATATAAGTGCTCTGGATGTGTGGGATGGTGGCAAGATGACACAAGAATTTGAAGGACTGCTGCCTTCCAAGTTCACGGAAGATGGAGGCAGAATGAATGTTGTGCAGGACAACAGGGGCACGTTTATGGTATTTGATAAGGCAATGTCTTCTAAGTTTGTGCAAGAGGGAGTAGAGTTGGCATCAAACAGAGAGAATTGTGATTCAAATGACTGGCCTTCAGAGGAGGGCCCGGCATTAAGCGATCATCTGCTAAATGGTCGATTTTTGAGACTATACCAACAAGAGCCTATTGATAGCCAAGACGGGGTTCATGGGATGCAAGGGCATGTTTACCGGCCTGGGCATGTTTTTCCTCCTTTAGTATACACCCAGGGGTGTATTGATAACCAAGTTAAGGCTCTTGGAATGCAAGGACATGTACATCTGCCCATCCAGGAGTTACATCCTCCTCTGTCATATGTTCATAAAGATGGTGACCTTGAAGGACCTTTCTGTCGACCACCACAGAAGGACCAGGCATTTCATTCTGAAAACTTCCAAAGGCATCAGGAAGAATTGCTTTATCAGCAGACTAGGTTGAATAATTTACCTAGTACAAGTCATGGAGTTCCACATGCTTATTCAGATTCTGTTTCGCAAGAGCATGGAATAACGTCTTATGGATTGCAAATCTCTACTCCGGATCAAGCAGAAGCTATACATCCACTACAACATTCTCACGTTCCACAGAGGAAAGGATTCTATGACACTAGCTTTCAGGAGTGCAGTTTTCAACAGTCCCTGAAAGCCACTACACTGAACATGCCAAATTCTTTCAATAATGATATTGAACTCTCTGGTGGGCCACACAACTTCGAGGATGGACaagaaactaatgaaaaatGCTATAAAGCTCCTTATGTCTTAGGAAGCCAATGTATCAGATCGGAATGTGTCCTGGGCAAGCCGGCACCAAATTTAACTAGTGCTAAAGTTTATCCATCTAATGGTGAAGCTTATCCTCAAAGCATCATAGATAAGTTACTTTTGCCCATAGCATGTGAAGGTGATGCTACGCCATCCACCTCTCTCTATAGTGTAGAACGTGGTGCTTTCCATGCTTCAAAATCCTCAGAACTTCTGAATAGCTCTGCACTTCCTTCTGGTTGTATTGCTTCAGGTTATAGAACAGAAAACAATTTCAAGGATCTATACCCAGATAGAACTGGGATGATCAAATTTGAAGTTCCCAGATTTGTCCATAGAACCTCAACGGACTCCCTTGATGTTTCAGCTGAGCAACAAATAGGTGAATCGGATGCAGATAATCACATGGTCACTGCACTGCAGATTCCCTCTCTTTTTGATAACCCGGCAGAAGTGCCAGGAAATAGTAATAAACAGAAAGCATCATGCAATAATCACAATGATGAAGCCTTCACTGATGAGCAATTTGAAGGTGCTCAAAGCAACATGGCTTCTGGTGTACGTATGGAGTTACCACTTGATGTACTGTGTGACAAAGAAGGCTGTGACAGATCCAATGTTTTGGCATCGGTCAATCACAGTCCTCTTGAGGTAAATGGTGGAAACAGCTCAAGCCACATCCATCAGGACCATAAACCAGGTCAGCCTTATGTTCAGAATCTTGTTATAGATGAGGTCTTCAAGAGACAAATTTCCTTGGTAGACTCAATCCATGGGGCTCATACACTTGAACCTTCAAACATAGAACTGGACCCAGAATCAAATGAGAACTTAAAACATGTGGAGCCTCGTAATAATGTGGTTCCACTTCCACGAGGCATTGGACCAGAAGTAATTATTGAAGATGTAACAGGTCGAACATCCTTGGATATCATCTCTTCCTCCACATTTGTTCGTCCTGCATACCATGAAGTGGTATCTGATGTTCGAGATGGGGGTGTCGGATCACCAAAGGAGACAGATATAGAAAGTGTGACTGCTTGCTCAGAGTATGAG GAAGGTAGTGCTGATGACCACGATATGGATGATGCTGCAATTGCTGAAATGGAAGCTGGTATCTATGGCTTGCAG ATAATAAGAAATGCAGACCTTGAAGAACTAAGGGAGCTAGGATCTGGCACATTTGGGACTGTCTACCATGGCAAATGGCGGGGGACGGATGTTGCCATAAAGCGTATAAAAAAGAGTTGCTTTGCTGGGAGATCATCTGAACAAGAGCGATTG ACAGAAGACTTCTGGAGGGAGGCAAGAATCCTATCAAAGCTTCACCATCCAAACGTGGTTGCCTTTTATGGTGTTGTACCTGATGGCATTGGAGGAACTTTGGCAACTGTTACAGAGTACATGGTGAATGGTTCCCTTAGGCATGTTTTATTGAGGAAAGACAG AGTGCTTGATCTTCGGAGAAAGCTGATAATTGCAATGGATGCAGCCTTTGGCATGGAATACTTGCATTCGAAGAACATAGTTCATTTTGATCTGAAATGTGATAATTTGCTGGTCAATATGAGGGATGTTCAACGCCCTATATGCAAG GTCGGAGATTTCGGACTATCAAGAATCAAAAGGAATACTCTAATTTCAGGTGGAGTAAGGGGGACACTTCCATGGATGGCACCAGAATTACTGAATGGCAGCAGTAGTGGAGTTTCAGAAAAA GTCGATGTTTTCTCCTTTGGAATTGCTCTTTGGGAA